One Anaeromusa acidaminophila DSM 3853 genomic window, GATTTATATAAGAACGCCCGCTAGACCAGTCCTCGCTATATTCGATAAGATAGCTGGTCACTAGGCGAATGTAGGAATCCATACTTGGGAAAATGCCTACGACTTTAGTGCGACGGCGTATTTCCCTGTTTAGCCGTTCCAGAAGATTGGTGGATGCAATTTTTCGAGCGTCAATTTGCCGGAAATTGAAGAAT contains:
- a CDS encoding transposase, producing the protein FFNFRQIDARKIASTNLLERLNREIRRRTKVVGIFPSMDSYIRLVTSYLIEYSEDWSSGRSYINPMLINEIQQQLSKSA